The Acidicapsa ligni genome contains a region encoding:
- a CDS encoding rhodanese-like domain-containing protein, producing the protein MQLVTEEVLARDVSNTLIATNSQSGVVSRTPEELANIVSWFASSDGWLNRVRLRKEHRWYERLHHGADYDIWAISWMPGQSTGFHDHGESSGAFFVATGVLEEHRPGEQTLVIPAGKPRSFGPDYAHDVRNESLGPAVSIHAYSPPLSEMNEYELDGSELVPREHASERADTLDREWGAQRPAFANRIVASTIEQVLSAARGRLRRLSPEDAHEAVAKTGAILVDIRPEAQRAIEGTIPGALIVERNVLEWRFDPASSARLPVATDHDLQVIVFCSEGYTSSLAAASLQDLGLWCATDVVGGFQAWHATGLPIGPPNGIR; encoded by the coding sequence ATGCAGCTTGTAACTGAGGAAGTACTGGCACGTGACGTCAGCAATACGCTCATAGCAACGAACAGCCAGTCCGGCGTGGTCTCGAGAACTCCTGAAGAACTCGCAAACATCGTTTCGTGGTTCGCGTCTTCGGATGGATGGTTAAATCGGGTTCGGCTGCGTAAAGAACATCGCTGGTATGAGCGGCTGCATCACGGTGCGGACTATGACATTTGGGCGATCAGTTGGATGCCCGGGCAATCCACCGGCTTCCACGATCACGGAGAGTCGTCGGGAGCTTTCTTCGTGGCGACTGGTGTTCTTGAGGAGCATCGTCCAGGTGAGCAGACCCTTGTGATCCCTGCGGGCAAGCCGCGTTCATTCGGTCCCGATTACGCGCATGATGTTCGTAACGAATCCCTCGGCCCGGCCGTTAGCATTCACGCCTATTCGCCTCCGCTCAGCGAGATGAACGAGTATGAACTGGATGGCAGTGAACTGGTTCCGCGTGAACATGCGTCTGAGCGAGCGGATACACTCGATCGGGAGTGGGGAGCGCAAAGACCGGCGTTCGCAAATCGGATAGTCGCTTCGACCATAGAGCAAGTGCTTTCAGCTGCGCGCGGCCGTCTGCGACGTCTATCTCCGGAGGATGCCCATGAGGCAGTGGCTAAAACAGGGGCAATCCTTGTCGATATTCGCCCCGAAGCTCAGCGCGCGATTGAAGGCACTATTCCGGGTGCGTTGATTGTCGAACGTAATGTGCTCGAATGGCGCTTTGATCCGGCATCCAGCGCGCGGCTGCCAGTGGCGACCGATCATGATCTCCAAGTGATTGTGTTCTGTTCTGAAGGCTATACATCAAGCCTTGCAGCCGCATCTTTGCAGGATCTCGGGCTCTGGTGTGCGACGGACGTGGTTGGTGGTTTTCAAGCATGGCACGCAACGGGTCTGCCAATTGGGCCACCAAACGGTATTCGATAA